A genomic segment from Bosea sp. OAE506 encodes:
- a CDS encoding ABC transporter ATP-binding protein, with product MSGALQPPLLEVTDLATYFHARAGVVKAVDGVTFSLKRGEVMGLVGESGSGKSITGFSIIGLLDPQGRIERGSVRLEGRELVGLPPDELRAIRGKAISMVFQDPMMTLNPMLTIGDQIGLALEAHESVSGAERRRRGIAALAQVRIPDPEAKIDFYPHQFSGGMRQRVAIAIALLHRPRLIICDEPTTALDVSIQAEILAEMKELVAELGTALIWISHDLATVASIADHVCVMRYGKIVEAGPVLQVLTRPQHPYTQGLLDSLPSRAKPGTLLARGAGTDAAPPPRLPRQAETGRRAADLPYVVAEAVAKRFQRKSGVLRLLAQKAGFARPLPAVQAVDHVTLSIARGEALGLVGESGSGKSTLGRMVAGIYAPDSGHILLDGEPVMSAGDRPHKITTRIQTIFQDPFASLNPRMRIGDSIAEGPLAHGLISRAEAGTYVAQWLAAVGLDPAFAARYPHQFSGGQRQRVAIARALAMQPDVVVCDEPVASLDVSIQAQIINLLLRLRQELGLTLLFISHDLSVVRHLCDRVAIMHRGKIVESGPAGEVYDNPRDDYTKRLLAAVPVLPVA from the coding sequence ATGAGCGGCGCCCTGCAGCCTCCCCTGCTCGAGGTCACCGACCTCGCCACCTATTTCCACGCCCGCGCCGGGGTGGTGAAGGCGGTCGACGGCGTCACCTTCAGCCTGAAGCGCGGCGAGGTCATGGGCCTCGTCGGCGAATCCGGCTCGGGCAAGAGCATCACCGGCTTCTCGATCATTGGCCTGCTCGATCCGCAGGGGCGCATCGAGCGCGGCTCGGTGAGGCTGGAGGGGCGCGAGCTCGTCGGCCTGCCGCCGGACGAGCTGCGCGCCATCCGCGGCAAGGCGATCTCGATGGTCTTCCAGGACCCGATGATGACGCTGAACCCGATGCTGACCATCGGTGACCAGATCGGGCTGGCGCTGGAGGCGCATGAATCCGTCTCAGGCGCCGAACGCCGCCGGCGCGGCATCGCCGCGCTTGCCCAGGTCCGCATTCCCGATCCCGAAGCCAAGATCGATTTCTACCCGCACCAGTTCTCCGGCGGCATGCGCCAGCGCGTCGCCATCGCGATCGCGCTGCTGCATCGCCCGCGGCTGATCATCTGCGACGAGCCGACGACCGCGCTCGACGTGTCGATCCAGGCTGAAATCCTGGCCGAGATGAAGGAGCTGGTCGCGGAACTCGGCACCGCCCTGATCTGGATCAGCCACGACCTCGCCACCGTCGCTTCGATTGCCGACCATGTCTGCGTCATGCGCTACGGCAAGATCGTCGAGGCGGGCCCCGTGCTCCAGGTTCTGACCCGGCCCCAGCACCCCTACACGCAGGGCCTGCTCGACTCGCTGCCCTCGCGCGCCAAGCCCGGCACGCTGCTGGCGCGCGGGGCGGGCACCGATGCCGCGCCCCCGCCACGGCTGCCGCGCCAGGCCGAGACCGGTCGCCGCGCCGCCGACCTGCCCTATGTCGTCGCCGAGGCGGTCGCGAAGCGCTTCCAGCGCAAATCCGGCGTGCTGCGGCTGCTCGCCCAGAAGGCCGGCTTCGCCCGTCCGCTGCCGGCGGTGCAGGCGGTGGACCATGTCACGCTCTCGATCGCGCGCGGCGAGGCGCTGGGACTCGTCGGCGAATCCGGCAGCGGCAAGTCGACGCTCGGCCGCATGGTCGCGGGCATCTATGCGCCCGACAGCGGCCACATCCTGCTCGATGGCGAGCCGGTGATGAGCGCGGGCGATCGCCCGCACAAGATCACCACGCGCATCCAGACGATCTTCCAGGACCCCTTCGCCTCGCTGAACCCGCGCATGCGCATCGGCGACAGCATTGCCGAGGGTCCGCTTGCCCATGGCCTGATCTCCCGGGCCGAGGCTGGCACCTATGTGGCGCAATGGCTCGCCGCCGTCGGGCTCGACCCTGCCTTTGCCGCGCGGTACCCGCATCAGTTCTCCGGCGGCCAGCGCCAGCGCGTCGCCATCGCCCGCGCGCTCGCCATGCAGCCCGATGTCGTGGTCTGCGACGAGCCGGTGGCCTCGCTCGACGTCTCGATCCAGGCGCAGATCATCAATCTGCTGCTGCGGCTGCGGCAGGAACTCGGCCTGACGCTGCTCTTCATCTCCCACGACCTCTCGGTCGTCCGCCATCTTTGCGACCGCGTCGCGATCATGCATCGCGGCAAGATCGTCGAGAGCGGCCCGGCCGGCGAGGTCTACGACAACCCGCGCGACGATTACACGAAGCGCCTGCTGGCGGCGGTTCCCGTGCTGCCGGTGGCGTAA
- a CDS encoding ABC transporter permease, with translation MTQPVPARDVSPVARFWAEFRESKVAVAALVVVLLMLGVAIFAPLVAPQNPYDLANLVLMDARRPPGFIGSAGYTHILGTDAQGRDLFSAILYGLRISLQMGLIAGSLAFVVGVTLGVGAAYLGGRWEAFIMRVVDLQLAFPAILLALVLSALLGQGKMQLIAALAAAQYAYFARTAHGAASAERGKDYVEAVLSTPLPAWRVVLKHIFPNCLPPLIVVATVQVASAIALEATLSFLGVGLPVTEPSLGMLISNGFQYMLSGRYWISIYPGIALIVLIVAINLVGDRIRDQVNPRLKR, from the coding sequence ATGACACAGCCCGTACCCGCCAGGGACGTTTCGCCGGTCGCGCGCTTCTGGGCCGAGTTCCGCGAGAGCAAGGTTGCGGTCGCGGCGCTCGTGGTCGTGCTGCTGATGCTCGGCGTCGCGATCTTCGCGCCGCTGGTCGCCCCGCAGAACCCCTATGATCTCGCCAATCTCGTGCTGATGGATGCGCGCCGGCCTCCCGGTTTCATCGGCTCGGCCGGCTACACCCATATCCTCGGCACCGATGCGCAGGGGCGCGACCTGTTCTCGGCGATCCTCTATGGCTTGCGCATCTCGCTGCAGATGGGGCTGATCGCCGGTTCGCTCGCCTTCGTGGTCGGCGTGACGCTGGGCGTCGGCGCCGCTTATCTCGGCGGCCGCTGGGAAGCCTTCATCATGCGCGTGGTCGATCTCCAGCTCGCCTTCCCGGCGATCCTGCTGGCGCTCGTCCTCTCGGCCCTGCTTGGCCAGGGCAAGATGCAGCTGATCGCGGCCCTGGCCGCCGCGCAATATGCCTATTTCGCCCGCACGGCCCATGGCGCGGCCTCGGCCGAGCGCGGCAAGGACTATGTCGAGGCGGTGCTCTCGACGCCGCTGCCGGCCTGGCGCGTGGTGCTCAAGCACATCTTCCCGAACTGCCTGCCGCCGCTGATCGTGGTCGCAACCGTGCAGGTGGCGAGCGCCATCGCACTCGAGGCGACGCTCTCCTTCCTCGGCGTCGGGCTGCCCGTGACCGAGCCCTCGCTGGGCATGCTGATCTCCAACGGCTTCCAGTACATGCTCTCGGGCCGTTACTGGATCTCGATCTATCCCGGCATCGCCCTGATCGTGCTGATCGTCGCCATCAACCTCGTCGGCGACCGCATCCGCGACCAGGTCAATCCGAGGCTGAAGCGATGA
- a CDS encoding ABC transporter permease — MLAHILGRLGQALVVMLVMSALVFVGVYAIGNPIDVLIGPDVSQDIRLDTIARYGLDQPLYVQYFTFLSRIVQGDFGRSFVFGMPVLDLILSRLPATLELTLAAVVGAALIGIPAGIYAGYRPDGFAAKAIMTVSILGFSVPTFWIGLVLIMAFAVELQWLPAGGRGATVSVFGVEWSFLTANGLSHLLLPACNLAFFKLALMTRLARAGTREAMLSDTVKFARAAGLSEWTVLRRHVLRLIAIPLVTVFGLEFASTLAFAVVTETIFSWPGIGKLIIDSITSLDRPVMVAYLMLVSFVFIMINFLVDLAYVGLDPRLRRAGSR; from the coding sequence ATGCTAGCCCATATCCTCGGCAGGCTGGGGCAGGCGCTCGTCGTCATGCTCGTGATGTCGGCGCTGGTCTTCGTCGGCGTCTACGCCATCGGCAACCCGATCGACGTGCTGATCGGCCCTGATGTCAGCCAGGACATCCGGCTCGACACGATCGCGCGCTACGGGCTCGATCAGCCGCTTTACGTCCAGTACTTCACCTTTCTGAGCCGGATTGTGCAGGGCGATTTCGGCCGCTCCTTCGTCTTCGGCATGCCGGTGCTCGACCTCATCCTGTCGCGCCTTCCGGCGACGCTGGAGCTGACGCTGGCAGCCGTCGTCGGTGCGGCGCTGATCGGCATTCCCGCCGGCATCTATGCCGGCTACCGGCCGGACGGCTTTGCCGCTAAGGCGATCATGACGGTCTCGATCCTCGGCTTCTCAGTCCCGACCTTCTGGATCGGCCTCGTCCTGATCATGGCCTTCGCGGTCGAGCTGCAATGGCTGCCGGCCGGCGGTCGCGGCGCGACGGTTTCCGTCTTCGGCGTCGAATGGAGCTTCCTCACAGCCAACGGCCTGAGCCATCTCCTGCTGCCGGCGTGCAATCTCGCCTTCTTCAAGCTCGCTTTGATGACGCGGCTGGCCCGCGCCGGCACCCGCGAGGCGATGCTGTCGGACACGGTGAAGTTCGCCCGCGCCGCAGGCCTCTCCGAATGGACCGTGCTGCGCCGGCATGTGCTGCGGCTGATCGCGATCCCGCTCGTCACCGTCTTCGGGCTCGAATTCGCCTCGACGCTGGCCTTCGCCGTCGTCACCGAGACGATTTTCTCCTGGCCCGGCATCGGCAAGCTGATCATCGATTCGATCACCTCGCTCGATCGGCCGGTGATGGTGGCCTATCTGATGCTCGTCTCTTTCGTCTTCATCATGATCAACTTCCTCGTCGATCTCGCCTATGTCGGGCTCGATCCGCGGCTGCGCCGGGCGGGCTCGCGATGA
- a CDS encoding creatininase family protein produces MRVAQMNWMQIEAQAKRDDRCVLPLGCVEQHAYLSLATDAILADRVAGDAAEPLGLPVFPVLAYGMTPGFAAYPGTVSLRMSTYVAVMEDLLEGFYRSGFRRIVLVNGHGGNAPIMTLATEWMGKHADASVRLHNWWAGPLFQAAVREIDPAASHASWMENFPWTRLEGVAMPDAFKPPFDAPAYQAASPPKKREILGDGNFHGRYQRSDNEMLALWQVGVEETRAAMVESWP; encoded by the coding sequence GTGCGTGTTGCGCAGATGAACTGGATGCAGATCGAGGCGCAGGCGAAGCGCGACGACCGCTGCGTGCTGCCGCTGGGCTGCGTCGAGCAGCATGCCTATCTCAGCCTCGCCACCGACGCGATCCTCGCCGACCGCGTCGCCGGCGACGCCGCCGAGCCGCTCGGTCTGCCGGTCTTCCCCGTGCTGGCCTATGGCATGACGCCGGGCTTTGCCGCCTATCCCGGCACGGTGTCGCTGCGCATGAGCACTTATGTCGCGGTGATGGAGGATCTGCTGGAGGGCTTCTACCGCTCCGGCTTCCGCCGCATCGTGCTGGTCAACGGCCATGGCGGCAACGCGCCGATCATGACGCTGGCGACCGAATGGATGGGCAAGCATGCCGACGCGAGCGTGCGGCTGCACAACTGGTGGGCGGGCCCTCTCTTCCAGGCCGCCGTCCGCGAGATCGACCCGGCCGCCTCCCACGCCTCCTGGATGGAGAACTTCCCCTGGACGCGGCTGGAGGGCGTCGCCATGCCGGATGCTTTCAAGCCGCCCTTCGACGCCCCGGCCTACCAGGCCGCCTCGCCGCCGAAGAAGCGCGAGATCCTCGGCGACGGCAATTTCCACGGCCGCTACCAGCGCTCCGACAACGAGATGCTCGCCCTCTGGCAGGTCGGCGTCGAGGAGACGCGCGCCGCGATGGTGGAGAGCTGGCCGTGA
- a CDS encoding MarR family winged helix-turn-helix transcriptional regulator produces MRRAPTAVSQVGAAREKALSELDPLTVTKLWDNPCWLSFRLNFVAFRFNDPVYRWIETRYGLVRPEFVALYAVGLRNGVAAKNIVASSGLPKNTLSRAIQRLLQRRLLRRETDPEDLRSFVLYLTGPGRAIFEETMPLMIQQQTAMLSALTDAEQRQLCELMDKLVIASPTWPHDLEKEGTAP; encoded by the coding sequence ATGCGGCGTGCGCCGACGGCTGTTTCGCAGGTCGGTGCGGCGCGCGAGAAGGCGCTCAGCGAACTCGATCCGCTGACCGTGACCAAGCTCTGGGACAATCCCTGCTGGCTGTCCTTCCGCCTGAACTTCGTCGCGTTCCGCTTCAACGACCCCGTCTATCGCTGGATCGAGACCCGCTACGGTCTGGTGCGCCCCGAATTCGTGGCGCTCTATGCCGTGGGTCTGCGCAACGGGGTGGCCGCCAAGAACATCGTCGCCTCCTCGGGGCTGCCCAAGAACACGCTCAGCCGCGCGATCCAGCGGCTGCTGCAGCGGCGCCTGCTGCGGCGCGAGACCGACCCCGAGGATCTGCGCAGTTTCGTGCTCTACCTGACCGGGCCCGGCCGCGCGATCTTCGAGGAGACGATGCCGCTGATGATCCAGCAGCAGACCGCCATGCTGTCCGCGCTCACCGACGCCGAGCAGCGCCAGCTCTGCGAACTCATGGACAAGCTGGTGATCGCCTCACCGACCTGGCCCCACGATCTCGAAAAAGAGGGAACCGCACCATGA
- a CDS encoding ABC transporter substrate-binding protein: protein MTIHFTRVAALALVLGASVSSAALAQNLTIGVRAGPDSIDPHFTATGTHAESLKHIFDTLTWSGDKLQIEPRLATSWKAITPDTWEFKLRSGVKFHDGSDFTAEDVKFSIERIPVVSGPNPTTIYTRRVKEVKIIDPLTVHIVTDGPAPNLPNDFIRLFIVSSKAAAGLTKDNANETFNSGKAAIGTGPYKFVSWTPKDQLVLDRFDGYWGPKEPWAKVVRKELPNDAARVAQLKAGQVDIIVRAPASDVATLKRDPKLSVATIDTVYVFNMEIDMREKSPQVSAKDGSPLPKNPLQDPRVREAIDLAIDRPALVEIAMEGLGAPVNQLVTSSIAGFNKSLPPLKVDLARAKKLLEEAGYPNGFKTTFSFTNDRLPGDRQVGTSVAQMLARIGLDVTANAQTAAVFFPARTRGEFSLAMSGWGTLTGEANYTLSSVVHSNDPAKKLGAFNVLGYKNADLDKLIQDASVELDEAKRNDLLSQANAIVAKDRPRLPIVAVGSAWAMQKDKVTIAPRVDEDTLAMDIKPAKK, encoded by the coding sequence ATGACCATCCACTTCACCCGCGTCGCCGCCCTGGCCCTCGTGCTCGGGGCTTCCGTATCGAGCGCCGCGCTTGCCCAGAACCTGACCATCGGCGTGCGCGCCGGCCCGGACTCGATCGATCCGCATTTCACCGCGACCGGCACCCATGCCGAGTCGCTGAAGCATATCTTCGACACGCTGACCTGGTCCGGCGACAAGCTGCAGATCGAGCCGCGCCTCGCCACCAGCTGGAAGGCGATCACGCCCGATACCTGGGAGTTCAAGCTGCGCTCCGGCGTCAAGTTCCACGACGGGTCGGACTTCACCGCCGAGGACGTCAAGTTCTCGATCGAGCGGATCCCCGTCGTCTCCGGCCCCAATCCGACGACGATCTACACGCGCCGCGTCAAGGAGGTGAAGATCATCGACCCGCTGACGGTTCACATCGTCACCGACGGGCCGGCGCCGAACCTGCCCAACGACTTCATCCGCCTGTTCATCGTCTCGTCCAAGGCCGCTGCCGGGCTGACCAAGGACAACGCCAACGAGACCTTCAACTCCGGCAAGGCCGCGATCGGCACCGGCCCCTACAAGTTCGTCTCCTGGACGCCGAAGGACCAGCTCGTGCTGGACCGGTTCGACGGCTACTGGGGTCCCAAGGAGCCCTGGGCCAAGGTCGTCCGCAAGGAGCTGCCCAATGACGCCGCCCGTGTCGCCCAGCTGAAGGCCGGCCAGGTCGACATCATCGTGCGCGCGCCGGCCTCCGACGTTGCGACGCTGAAGCGCGACCCGAAGCTCTCGGTCGCCACGATCGACACGGTCTATGTCTTCAACATGGAAATCGACATGCGGGAGAAGTCCCCGCAGGTCAGCGCCAAGGACGGCTCGCCCCTGCCGAAGAACCCGCTGCAGGACCCCCGCGTACGCGAGGCGATCGACCTCGCCATCGACCGGCCGGCGCTCGTCGAAATCGCGATGGAAGGCCTCGGCGCGCCGGTCAACCAGCTGGTGACCTCCAGCATCGCCGGCTTCAACAAGAGCCTGCCGCCGCTGAAGGTCGATCTCGCCCGGGCCAAGAAGCTGCTGGAGGAGGCCGGCTACCCCAACGGCTTCAAGACCACCTTCTCCTTCACCAATGATCGCCTGCCGGGCGACCGCCAGGTCGGCACCTCGGTGGCGCAGATGCTGGCGCGGATCGGGCTCGACGTCACCGCCAATGCCCAGACGGCGGCCGTGTTCTTCCCGGCCCGTACGCGCGGCGAATTCTCTCTGGCGATGTCGGGCTGGGGCACGCTGACCGGCGAGGCGAACTACACGCTCTCCTCGGTGGTCCACTCCAACGACCCGGCCAAGAAGCTCGGCGCCTTCAACGTGCTCGGCTACAAGAACGCCGATCTCGACAAGCTGATCCAGGACGCCTCGGTCGAGCTCGACGAGGCCAAGCGCAACGATCTGCTCTCGCAGGCCAACGCGATCGTCGCCAAGGACCGGCCGCGCCTGCCGATCGTCGCCGTCGGCTCGGCCTGGGCGATGCAGAAGGACAAGGTGACGATCGCCCCGCGCGTCGACGAGGACACGCTGGCGATGGACATCAAGCCCGCCAAGAAGTGA
- a CDS encoding isoaspartyl peptidase/L-asparaginase, with product MTIALAIHGGCGTLPKSEMSEAEWAEARADLAASLRAGWAILSQGGSAVDAVEAAVRVMEDSPHFNAGYGAAFNAEGEHELDASIMDGATLAAGAVAAVKRIRNPVSAAKALMQRGDPLLLVGPAADTYAAHEGLDIVENGHFSTERRRKNLSSMKIRELVGTAGEASEAEKHGTVGAVALDAAGHLAAATSTGGYTNKPVGRVGDSPIIGAGTYARDGRCAVSGTGKGEYFIRYCVGHELASLIGYKGLGLEDASAAVLGELTAHKIGAGLVAIDADGTIVAPYNTQGMYRGWVTPDGLVHVATHGDVEIAGQA from the coding sequence ATGACCATCGCCCTCGCCATCCATGGCGGCTGCGGCACGCTGCCGAAATCCGAAATGAGCGAGGCGGAATGGGCGGAAGCCCGGGCCGATCTCGCGGCCTCGCTGCGGGCCGGCTGGGCCATCCTTAGCCAAGGCGGCAGCGCCGTCGACGCCGTCGAGGCGGCGGTCCGGGTGATGGAGGATTCTCCCCATTTCAACGCCGGCTACGGCGCCGCCTTCAATGCCGAGGGCGAGCATGAGCTCGATGCCTCGATCATGGATGGGGCGACGCTAGCGGCCGGTGCGGTCGCCGCCGTCAAGCGCATCCGCAATCCTGTCAGCGCCGCCAAGGCGCTGATGCAGCGCGGCGACCCGCTGCTGCTGGTGGGACCCGCGGCCGACACCTACGCTGCCCATGAAGGCCTCGACATCGTCGAGAACGGGCATTTCTCGACGGAGCGGCGGCGCAAGAACCTGTCCTCGATGAAGATCCGCGAACTCGTCGGCACGGCCGGCGAGGCGAGCGAGGCCGAGAAGCACGGCACCGTCGGCGCGGTCGCTCTGGACGCGGCCGGACATCTGGCGGCGGCGACGTCCACAGGCGGCTACACCAACAAGCCCGTCGGCCGCGTCGGCGATTCCCCGATCATCGGCGCCGGCACCTATGCCCGCGACGGACGTTGCGCGGTCTCGGGCACCGGCAAGGGCGAGTATTTCATCCGCTACTGCGTGGGCCACGAGCTGGCCTCGCTGATCGGCTACAAGGGCCTCGGCCTCGAGGACGCGAGCGCCGCCGTGCTCGGCGAGCTCACCGCCCACAAGATCGGCGCCGGGCTGGTCGCCATCGACGCGGACGGGACCATCGTCGCCCCCTACAACACGCAGGGCATGTATCGCGGCTGGGTGACGCCGGACGGCCTCGTCCATGTCGCCACGCATGGCGATGTCGAGATCGCGGGTCAGGCGTGA